TTGCTCGACGTCTGCAAGAAGTTGGCGTACATGCGGTTATGCCAGGGGCGTCACCAATTGGTTCCGGACAAGGGATTGTCAACGAAAACAACCTCCGCTTTATTATCGAGGATGCCAAAGTACCGATAATCGTGGATGCAGGAATTGGCTCGCCAGCGGACTGCGCGAAAGCGATGGAGCTGGGTGCTGACGGTGTCTTGTTGAATACAGCAGTCGCACTCGCTGACAATCCTGTCCTGATGGCAGAAGCGATGAAGCTCGGGGTAGAAGCAGGTCGCAAAGGCTTCCTGGCAGGCCGTATCGCGAAAAAACGTTACGCGTCTGCAAGCAGCCCGACTGAAGGGATGATTGAGTAGCGTGGATCGACTGACAGAAGCGGTAGAATCGATTGCCAGCCGCAAAGAAGAGCTATTCACTTTATTGGCAGAGCTCGTTTCTCATCCGACTGTGAGTCCTCCCGCGCGAAACAGCGATGCCGCACAAGGAGTAATTACCAACAGACTGCAAGCGATGGGATTCGAGGTCGATCGCTGGACGGTATATCCAGGAGACGACAATATCGTCGGTCGGTTATCAGGGAGTGCCTCTTCACAGGCAAACAGCTTGATTGTCAACGGGCATATCGATGTGGCTGAAGTCGGAGATGACACGGGGTGGATCTATCCACCTTTTGCTCTGACACATGGCAAGGATGGGCGCCTGTACGGCCGTGGTGTTGCTGATATGAAAGGTGGACTCGCAGCGAGCTTGTTTGCGATTCAAATACTGCGCGAACACGGAATCGAGCTCCAAGGTGATCTGCTCTTTCAATCCGTCATCGGAGAAGAAGCAGGTGAAGCGGGTACATTGGTAGCTATTGAGCGTGGCTATCAGGCTGACTACGCCGTTGTAGTGGATACGAGCAATCTCCAAATGCAAGGGCAGGGCGGGGTCATTACAGGCTGGATCACGATTGAGAGTCCGACGACGCTGCATGACGGAATGCGCGCACAGACGATTCATGCAGGCGGACGCGTTCGGGGAGCTTCTGCCATTGAAAAAATGACGAAGGTCATCACCGCTCTACAGGAGCTGGAGCGGGACTGGGCTGTCATGAAGTCCTACCCCGGCTTCCCGGCAGGAAGTAATACGATCAATCCCGCAGTCATCGAGGGAGGTCGTCACGCTGCGTTCATCGCAGACCGTTGCGCTCTATGGATTACCGTTCATTTTTATCCGAACGAATCCCACGAAGAGATTATTCGAGAAATCGAGGATCACGTCGGGCGTGCAGCTGCAGCTGATCTTTGGCTGAGAGACAATCCTCCAACATTCCGGTGGGGTGGACGTTCGATGATTGAGGAGCGCGGTGAAATCTTCCCTTCACTGGAGTTGGATACGAAACATCCGGGGTTAGCAACGCTGCAAACCGCATATGAAAGTCACATGCATCAAGCGCCTATCGTTAATATGTCGCCTACGGTGACCGATGCAGGCTGGTTTGCGCATGGAGGCATTCCGGCTGTACTATTCGGACCTGGTGAGTTAACGCATGCACATGCCGTTGATGAATCGATTGATCCTGACCAGCTCGTTCATTTTGCCCAGATCATGGCCCGATTTATTGCCACCTGGTGCAATACCCCAAAGGAAGCGAAGGAGTGAGTATCGCATGACAACCTTTACAGAGCGTTTGAGAAAAAGTGTAGCCCCAATCTGGGAGCGTGTTCATCAACATCCTTTCGTCACCGGACTCGGCGATGGCAGCCTGCCCGTTGGTGCATTCAAATATTACATGAAACAAGACTACATCTATCTGATTGATTACGCGAAAATGTTCGCGATTGCGAGCGTGAAGGCGTACGATCTGGAAACAAGCTCTCGCTTCGCTGCTTTGCAAGAATCGACGCTGAACACCGAGATGGAGCTGCATCGTCAGTATGCCGAGCGCTTTGGTATCTCTCGCGCGGAGCTGGAAGCGACAGAGCCTTCGTTTGTGATGCTCGGGTACACCAGCTACATGCTGCGTGTCGCTCATCAAGGGTCGTTGGCAGAATTGGTGAGTGCCCTGCTCCCATGCACGTGGAGCTATTGGGAGATCGGCAAGCGTTTGGCTCAAGTAGAAGGGGCGCTGGATCACGAACTGTACGGTGAATGGGTACGCATGTACAGCTCCGATGAGTTTGGGCAGCTGGCGATCTGGCTGATTGATATCATGAACCAATTGTCGGAAGGAAAGAGCGAGCAAGAGCTGGCCAAACTGGAAGAGTATTTTGTCAATACCTCCAAAATGGAGTACATGTTCTGGGACATGTCCTACAGAGAGGAAATGTGGCCGTGGGAGAACAACTAGCTTTCGCCGACGTCAGCTTTTCGTATGGCGACAAGCAGATTCTAGATCATTTTGATCTGCGTGTGGAAAAAGGGGAGTTCGTTAGCTTGATCGGTCCGAGCGGGATTGGGAAAAGCACCTTGTTTCAACTCATCGCAGGTCTTCTTGAGCCGGGACAAGGCGAAATCAGGCTCGGAAGTGTACCAGTAGCAAATCGTTTGGGGCAGGTCGGCTATATGCCCCAACGCGATCTGCTCATGCCATGGCGTACGATTGTCGAAAATGCAGCTTTGCCGCTAGAAATCAAAGGTATGACGAAAAAAGAAGCGCATGAGCGTGTCAGACAGCAATTGCCTAGGTACGGGCTTCAGGATTGGGCTGACAGCTATCCAGCCCAGCTTTCTGGTGGAATGCGTCAGCGAGTTTCCTTTTTGCGCGCGTTGTTTTCTGGTGCAGAGATGATGCTATTGGATGAGCCGTTTAGTGCATTGGATGGAATTACGAGAATGGACATGCAAGAGTGGCTGATGGAAAAGTGGCAGGAAACAGGCAGTACGATGCTGATGATTACACATGACATCGACGAAGCCATTTTACTTGCAGATCGTATTATCGTGCTTTCAGGTAGTCCGATCACCAAGCCGATCGAATTAACCGTTCCGGTGAGCAGACCGCGAACGGCGAGCAGCCGCAACCAAGCTGGATTTTTGGCATTGCGTGAACAAATTTGGGAACTGCTTCGACAGGAGCGCCAAGCAGCAA
This genomic stretch from Brevibacillus sp. DP1.3A harbors:
- a CDS encoding acetylornithine deacetylase encodes the protein MSSVDRLTEAVESIASRKEELFTLLAELVSHPTVSPPARNSDAAQGVITNRLQAMGFEVDRWTVYPGDDNIVGRLSGSASSQANSLIVNGHIDVAEVGDDTGWIYPPFALTHGKDGRLYGRGVADMKGGLAASLFAIQILREHGIELQGDLLFQSVIGEEAGEAGTLVAIERGYQADYAVVVDTSNLQMQGQGGVITGWITIESPTTLHDGMRAQTIHAGGRVRGASAIEKMTKVITALQELERDWAVMKSYPGFPAGSNTINPAVIEGGRHAAFIADRCALWITVHFYPNESHEEIIREIEDHVGRAAAADLWLRDNPPTFRWGGRSMIEERGEIFPSLELDTKHPGLATLQTAYESHMHQAPIVNMSPTVTDAGWFAHGGIPAVLFGPGELTHAHAVDESIDPDQLVHFAQIMARFIATWCNTPKEAKE
- the tenA gene encoding thiaminase II, translated to MTTFTERLRKSVAPIWERVHQHPFVTGLGDGSLPVGAFKYYMKQDYIYLIDYAKMFAIASVKAYDLETSSRFAALQESTLNTEMELHRQYAERFGISRAELEATEPSFVMLGYTSYMLRVAHQGSLAELVSALLPCTWSYWEIGKRLAQVEGALDHELYGEWVRMYSSDEFGQLAIWLIDIMNQLSEGKSEQELAKLEEYFVNTSKMEYMFWDMSYREEMWPWENN
- a CDS encoding ABC transporter ATP-binding protein, producing MGEQLAFADVSFSYGDKQILDHFDLRVEKGEFVSLIGPSGIGKSTLFQLIAGLLEPGQGEIRLGSVPVANRLGQVGYMPQRDLLMPWRTIVENAALPLEIKGMTKKEAHERVRQQLPRYGLQDWADSYPAQLSGGMRQRVSFLRALFSGAEMMLLDEPFSALDGITRMDMQEWLMEKWQETGSTMLMITHDIDEAILLADRIIVLSGSPITKPIELTVPVSRPRTASSRNQAGFLALREQIWELLRQERQAAMKPLRREA